Sequence from the Terriglobales bacterium genome:
ATTGATCATTCGCTTGCCATCGGCGGGAATCCAGCGCGCGATCACGCGATAATTCAGGTCTGGCGGGAAGAATGTAATCTCGTGAAAGTTGCGCGCTGCCTCGCTCGCGGTATCTTTCAACCGGATGCCCACTCTCTTGCCGCGCACGATGACATGGAAGCGCAGCTCCTGCATTGCAACATCTGTGTAATGATCGGCGGAGTCGGGCACGAGCGTGGCCGTCTCGGCAGGTTTGCCGTCAACCGTGACGTGCACCCCCGGCAGCAGCTTGAGTGTGACCTGGCCATCGGCAGCAAGATCAAACTCCCCGGCGTGTGCTTCCCCTTTTGGGAAAACGACAATATTGTCAGGAGCAGAGCCAAAGGTATTCACACCGGGCTTGAGCCAGAACAGGCCGGCCAGCGGGATCCAGTTTTTCTTGAGCGAATCAATGCGGTGCGCCTTAAATTTCTCAAAGGACTGCACATAATCGGCATCGGGCGCGGCCGGAGTGGCCGCAAACAGAAAACTTGAGGCAAGCAAGAGAGAGACAGCCGTGGCCCAGAACTTCATAGTAGAAATATTGTATAAGGCCCGGAAGCATGAATGAAACTGTACGAAGGTTGAATTCGTTTTTCTCCGTGCCTCTGTGCCTCCGTGGTGAACAGCCCTTACGCCAGCTCCAATTCAATCCTCTTCGTCTCCGGATCAAGCTTGGCGATGCGGAAGCTGCGAATCTGCCCGGTCTGGAGGGCTTCCGCTTTGGAAGCACCGCTTGTAGAGCTGCCGCTACTCGGCAATGCACCGCCCTTCCAACGCGCCTGCAACATTGAAGTCAGCGAAGAGAGATCAGGTTTCAATTCGGGATTCGCCGATGATGTTCCCGTTTCGGGTTGCTGTTCTGCCGGCTTCTGCTTCGATATTGAGCATGTGGCCTGCACGCCTTCGCCCAACTCCACGCGTGCGTTTCCGCCGGAAACTTCGATCATGCGGCCGGTGACCATATCGCCTTGCTTGTGTTCGGCGATATATTCATCGAGGCTGCTGGGGACCATTTGCTTGATGCTCAAGCGCATGAGCCGCTTTTCTTTGTTGATCTCGAGCACCAGGGCCTTGACCGTTTGCCCGAGCCGCAATACGTCTTGCGGATGATTGATGTGCTTTTCGGCGCTGATTTCGCTGACGTGAATCATGCCCTCGACGCCTTCGGCGAGCTGCACGAAGGCCCCGAACTTGGTGACGCTGGTGATCGGTCCTTCGATCACTGAACCCGCGGGAAACTTCTGCGTAACCTCGACCCAGGGATCGCCCAGTGCCTGCTTGAGTCCGAGGGAGATGCGGCGCTCGGCCGGGTTGACTCCCAGGATCACCGCTTCCACGGTTTCGCCCGGTTTCACAAGGTCGCTAGGCCTGCGCACTTTTTTTGCCCACGACATCTCCGAGATGTGGATCAGCCCTTCGACTCCGGGCTCGAGTTCCACAAACGCTCCAAAGTCGGTTACGCGGGTCACTGCGCCGCGCACGCGCTCGCCGGTCTTATACTTTTCCGGCGCCGAATCCCAGGGGTGCGGCTGAAGCTGCTTCGTTCCCACCGAGATGCGCCGCTTTTCGGTATCAACCTTCAGCACCTTGGCTTCGATCTGCTGCCCGACCGTGAGCACGTCTGCCGCCTTGTTGATGCGGCCCCAGGCAATGTCGCCGACGTGCAGGAGCGCGTCAACGCCGCCGATGTCAACGAACGCGCCATAATCTGTCAGGCTGCGGACTGTGCCGTTCACGGTCTCGCCTTCCTTCAGTTCCGAGTAGCGGCGGTCTTTGGTCGCGCGCTCTTCTTCTTCGGCAATGGCGCGACGGTCCACGACCACGTCTTCTTCCGTGACATCGAGCTTGGTAATGCGGCAGCGGATCTCCTGCCCCACGAGCTTTTCCATCTCGGCGGCATCGCGCGTTCCGGTGCGCGAGGCCGGCATGAAGGCGCGCACACCTACATCCACGCTGAGCCCGCCTTTAACCACTGCCATGACCGTTCCCGAAATGGTCGCTTTGTCGTTGAAGGCCTTCTCCAGCGATGACCAATCCGTCGGCTGCTCGACCTTGAAGCGCG
This genomic interval carries:
- a CDS encoding DUF1684 domain-containing protein is translated as MKFWATAVSLLLASSFLFAATPAAPDADYVQSFEKFKAHRIDSLKKNWIPLAGLFWLKPGVNTFGSAPDNIVVFPKGEAHAGEFDLAADGQVTLKLLPGVHVTVDGKPAETATLVPDSADHYTDVAMQELRFHVIVRGKRVGIRLKDTASEAARNFHEITFFPPDLNYRVIARWIPADGKRMINVPDILGDVTHQKVTGTLVFQLNGKELHLTDLGDDPSKGLFIVFNDPTLKTDTYPGGRMLDLDPPVKGTVVLDFNRAYNPPCVYTPYATCPIAPKENRLTVPILAGEKFERAAHAGTVHSR
- a CDS encoding 30S ribosomal protein S1, whose protein sequence is MSNPNIPESQPITESTQPAAEAPAETGESFKDILSQYEKSRSRKPEEGGNKGREGTVIAVSAESVFLDIGFKTEGILPLTAFQGGEAVKPGDKLTVSVKGRDPEGYYELSRFKVEQPTDWSSLEKAFNDKATISGTVMAVVKGGLSVDVGVRAFMPASRTGTRDAAEMEKLVGQEIRCRITKLDVTEEDVVVDRRAIAEEEERATKDRRYSELKEGETVNGTVRSLTDYGAFVDIGGVDALLHVGDIAWGRINKAADVLTVGQQIEAKVLKVDTEKRRISVGTKQLQPHPWDSAPEKYKTGERVRGAVTRVTDFGAFVELEPGVEGLIHISEMSWAKKVRRPSDLVKPGETVEAVILGVNPAERRISLGLKQALGDPWVEVTQKFPAGSVIEGPITSVTKFGAFVQLAEGVEGMIHVSEISAEKHINHPQDVLRLGQTVKALVLEINKEKRLMRLSIKQMVPSSLDEYIAEHKQGDMVTGRMIEVSGGNARVELGEGVQATCSISKQKPAEQQPETGTSSANPELKPDLSSLTSMLQARWKGGALPSSGSSTSGASKAEALQTGQIRSFRIAKLDPETKRIELELA